One Desulfovibrionales bacterium genomic region harbors:
- the hemA gene encoding glutamyl-tRNA reductase, whose translation MPDGAFNLSIVLIGLNHETAPVEIRERLTFGGDRELPFTLIRRMPFIREFIFLSTCNRVEVLITTPDPANAEMEIKKVFTESNGISLGDFERCLYIYHEEEAAKHLFRVAASLDSMVLGEPQILGQIKDAYRQATDQKTSGVILNRLLHKTFSVAKRVRTETGICSHAVSISFAAVELARKIFADLKGKRAMLIGAGEMAELASEHLISNGVAEIVVANRTLERAIELAQKFKGRAISLDEVYDQLSNVDIIISSTGAPGLVINYDNVKSVMRARKNRPLFLIDIAVPRDIDPRTNEIDNVYLYDIDDLKGIIELNKAERQKEALRAERIVEEEVIKFRHWLQTLDITPIIVSLREKAEQIRLKECRKTLSNMGPLTPEQEQAVHVLTASIINKMLHDPITYLKGKSGREHKDIYLDFARRIFNLNGEPTDIEEEQ comes from the coding sequence ATGCCGGATGGGGCGTTTAATCTGAGTATAGTTCTGATCGGTCTCAATCATGAGACAGCGCCGGTTGAGATCAGGGAACGCCTGACTTTCGGCGGCGACCGGGAACTGCCTTTTACCCTGATACGCAGGATGCCATTCATCAGGGAATTCATATTTCTTTCCACATGCAACCGTGTAGAAGTCCTGATAACCACCCCTGATCCGGCGAATGCGGAAATGGAGATAAAAAAGGTCTTTACCGAGTCAAACGGCATCTCCCTCGGCGACTTCGAACGCTGCCTGTACATTTATCATGAAGAAGAGGCCGCCAAGCATTTGTTCCGGGTAGCGGCCAGCCTGGATTCCATGGTTTTAGGCGAACCACAGATACTTGGCCAGATCAAAGACGCCTACCGCCAGGCCACAGACCAGAAGACCTCCGGCGTCATACTCAACCGCCTCCTGCACAAGACCTTTTCTGTGGCTAAGCGTGTGCGCACCGAGACCGGCATTTGCAGCCATGCCGTTTCGATAAGCTTTGCGGCGGTCGAACTGGCCCGGAAGATATTTGCGGATTTGAAAGGGAAACGGGCCATGTTGATCGGAGCCGGCGAGATGGCCGAACTGGCCTCTGAGCACCTTATTTCCAATGGCGTGGCAGAGATCGTGGTGGCCAACCGGACCCTGGAGCGGGCTATAGAGCTGGCGCAAAAGTTTAAGGGCCGGGCCATTTCCCTGGATGAGGTATATGACCAACTGTCAAATGTGGACATCATAATAAGCTCCACCGGCGCGCCGGGGCTGGTAATTAATTATGATAATGTAAAGAGCGTCATGCGGGCCCGTAAGAACCGGCCGTTGTTCCTTATTGATATTGCCGTTCCCAGGGATATTGACCCGCGCACCAATGAGATAGATAATGTTTATCTCTATGATATAGACGACTTGAAGGGAATCATAGAGCTGAATAAGGCCGAAAGGCAAAAGGAAGCCCTGCGGGCTGAAAGGATTGTCGAAGAAGAGGTCATTAAATTTAGGCATTGGCTCCAGACGCTGGATATTACACCCATAATAGTATCCTTACGTGAAAAGGCAGAGCAGATCAGGCTCAAAGAGTGCCGGAAGACCCTCTCCAATATGGGTCCCCTGACCCCGGAACAGGAACAGGCTGTTCATGTCCTGACCGCTTCTATCATCAACAAAATGCTCCACGATCCTATCACCTATCTCAAAGGGAAAAGCGGCCGCGAGCATAAGGATATCTATCTTGATTTTGCCCGCCGGATATTTAACCTTAATGGTGAACCGACAGATATAGAGGAGGAGCAATGA
- the lepB gene encoding signal peptidase I: MTREYVEAIVIAFVLAMLIRTFVVQAFKIPSGSMKPNLLIGDHILVNKFIYGIKNPFTGSTLIPLEKPERGDVVVFIYPVDRDKDFIKRVVGTEGDCVQIINKKVHINGQPMPDNYTMHTDGDVLSSAIGGPRDNFGPYIVPSNSIFVMGDNRDQSYDSRFWGPVNLKDVKGKAFIVYWSWDSENFGVRWKRFGKTIH; this comes from the coding sequence ATGACCAGGGAATACGTTGAGGCTATTGTTATTGCCTTTGTCCTGGCCATGTTAATCCGGACGTTTGTAGTACAGGCATTCAAGATACCTTCCGGCTCCATGAAACCCAATCTCCTCATAGGAGACCATATATTGGTGAACAAGTTTATCTATGGGATAAAGAACCCGTTCACCGGAAGCACTCTTATCCCGCTGGAGAAGCCGGAGCGAGGCGATGTGGTGGTTTTTATCTACCCGGTTGATCGCGACAAGGACTTTATAAAGCGGGTCGTTGGGACGGAGGGCGATTGCGTCCAGATTATAAACAAAAAGGTTCATATAAATGGACAGCCCATGCCGGATAACTATACCATGCACACCGACGGCGACGTGCTGTCCTCCGCCATAGGCGGACCACGCGATAACTTTGGCCCTTATATCGTCCCTTCCAATTCTATCTTCGTTATGGGAGATAATCGGGATCAGAGCTATGACAGCAGGTTTTGGGGGCCTGTTAACCTGAAGGATGTCAAGGGAAAGGCATTTATCGTTTACTGGTCGTGGGATAGTGAAAACTTCGGTGTCCGCTGGAAGCGCTTTGGAAAAACCATACACTAA
- the lepA gene encoding translation elongation factor 4 gives MTFTIDNIRNFCIIAHIDHGKSTLADRLLEYTGAVSAREMVSQFLDKMDLERERGITIKAQTVRLNYQAKDGKTYMLNLIDTPGHVDFTYEVSRSLSACEGALLVVDASQGVEAQTLANVYLALDNNLEIIPVLNKIDLPSAEPERVKREIENIIGLDCQDAIMASAKEGIGTVEILEAIVKRVPPPEGDPAAPLKALIFDSWFDSYQGAVVLVRVYEGTVKKGDMIKIMATEKVYEVAKVGNFMPFAGEVSELKAGEVGFIMAGIKGVRDTKIGDTITGAQRPTSSALPGFKVVKPMVFCGLFPTDPGQYDTLREAMERLWLNDSSFNYEPETSLALGFGFRCGFLGLLHMEIVQERLEREYGLSLISTAPSVVYRVTDKKGQVKMVDNPSKLPPAQDIEIIEEPFIRADIYTPAEYVGGVITLCEGKRGIQKDLKFITEARVLLSYEIPFSEMVLDFYDRLKSVTSGYASLDYTFLDFRPSPLVKLDILINKLPVDALSTIAHKDRAYHRGRQLAEKLKEVIPRQMFEVIIQAAIGSQVIARERVVPLRKNVTAKCYGGDITRKRKLLEKQKEGKKRMKQVGQVEIPQEAFLSVLKV, from the coding sequence ATGACATTCACTATAGATAACATACGCAACTTCTGCATTATCGCCCACATCGACCATGGCAAATCCACCCTGGCGGACAGGCTGCTGGAATATACGGGCGCAGTCTCCGCCCGGGAAATGGTTTCTCAGTTCCTGGACAAGATGGATCTGGAAAGGGAAAGGGGCATAACCATCAAGGCCCAGACAGTGCGTCTGAATTATCAGGCCAAAGACGGGAAAACCTACATGCTGAACCTGATAGATACACCGGGCCACGTGGATTTTACTTATGAAGTATCCCGTAGCCTCTCAGCCTGTGAGGGGGCCTTATTGGTCGTGGATGCCAGTCAGGGAGTGGAGGCCCAGACCCTGGCCAATGTTTATCTGGCGCTGGATAATAATCTGGAAATTATCCCGGTCTTAAATAAGATTGACCTGCCCAGCGCCGAGCCGGAAAGGGTTAAACGGGAAATAGAAAATATAATCGGCCTCGACTGTCAGGATGCCATCATGGCCAGCGCCAAAGAGGGCATAGGCACCGTCGAGATACTGGAGGCCATTGTAAAACGCGTCCCGCCGCCTGAGGGCGATCCCGCGGCCCCTCTTAAGGCCCTCATCTTTGATTCCTGGTTTGATTCCTACCAAGGCGCAGTCGTTCTCGTCCGGGTGTACGAGGGTACAGTTAAAAAAGGTGATATGATAAAGATCATGGCCACGGAAAAGGTCTATGAGGTGGCCAAGGTCGGTAATTTTATGCCTTTCGCCGGAGAGGTTTCGGAGCTCAAGGCCGGCGAAGTAGGGTTCATCATGGCCGGCATCAAGGGGGTGCGTGATACCAAGATCGGTGATACTATCACCGGGGCCCAGCGGCCGACATCCAGCGCCCTGCCGGGATTCAAAGTAGTCAAGCCCATGGTCTTTTGCGGGCTCTTTCCAACAGATCCCGGCCAATATGACACGCTCCGGGAAGCCATGGAAAGGCTTTGGTTAAACGACTCCTCTTTCAATTACGAGCCGGAGACCTCATTGGCGCTGGGATTCGGTTTTCGATGCGGATTCCTCGGACTTTTACATATGGAGATTGTACAGGAAAGGCTGGAACGCGAATACGGCCTTTCTCTAATCAGCACCGCCCCTTCCGTGGTTTATCGCGTCACAGACAAAAAGGGGCAGGTAAAGATGGTGGACAATCCCAGCAAGTTACCGCCGGCACAGGATATCGAGATCATTGAGGAGCCTTTTATACGGGCGGATATCTATACCCCGGCTGAATACGTAGGAGGGGTGATCACGCTTTGTGAAGGCAAAAGAGGGATTCAAAAGGATCTCAAGTTTATCACTGAAGCCCGGGTGCTGCTTTCTTATGAAATCCCCTTTAGCGAGATGGTGCTTGACTTTTACGACCGGCTGAAGTCCGTAACCAGCGGCTATGCCTCTCTCGATTACACATTTCTGGATTTCAGGCCGTCACCGCTGGTCAAGCTGGATATCCTTATTAATAAGCTCCCGGTGGATGCCCTTTCTACCATTGCCCACAAGGACCGGGCCTACCACCGTGGCAGGCAGTTAGCCGAGAAGCTGAAAGAGGTTATTCCGCGCCAGATGTTTGAGGTCATCATCCAGGCCGCTATAGGCAGCCAAGTCATTGCCCGCGAACGCGTCGTGCCTCTGCGCAAAAATGTTACGGCCAAGTGCTATGGCGGCGACATAACCCGAAAGAGAAAGTTGCTCGAAAAACAAAAAGAAGGTAAAAAGAGGATGAAACAGGTCGGCCAGGTGGAAATTCCGCAGGAGGCGTTTCTGTCTGTGTTGAAGGTGTAA
- a CDS encoding single-stranded DNA-binding protein, which translates to MAGINKVILVGNLGADPEVRYTPGGLAVTNFRLATTENRTNKEGQREQRTEWHRIVAYGRLAEICGEYLAKGKQVYIEGRLQTRSWDDKDGNKRWATEIIAGNMQMLGPAGRQPGSGEGTTATPSADLTTDTGPELGPGPDDDIPF; encoded by the coding sequence ATGGCAGGTATCAACAAAGTTATCCTGGTAGGTAATCTTGGGGCCGATCCCGAGGTGCGTTATACGCCGGGGGGTTTGGCAGTGACTAACTTCCGCCTGGCCACCACAGAAAATCGCACCAATAAGGAAGGACAGCGGGAACAACGCACTGAGTGGCACAGAATTGTAGCTTATGGGAGGCTGGCGGAGATATGTGGGGAATACCTGGCTAAAGGGAAACAGGTCTATATCGAAGGCCGCCTGCAGACACGTTCCTGGGATGATAAAGACGGCAACAAGAGATGGGCTACTGAGATTATAGCCGGCAATATGCAGATGCTCGGCCCGGCCGGACGTCAGCCCGGATCAGGTGAGGGAACGACGGCCACGCCCTCGGCGGATTTAACGACAGATACTGGACCTGAACTCGGCCCGGGGCCGGATGACGATATACCATTTTAA